The following are encoded together in the Desulfobacterales bacterium genome:
- a CDS encoding LUD domain-containing protein, protein LCSGPQKVIVVAGTNKIVDTLDLAIHRTRNRAAILNAISKERKVPCAETGICSDCNAPERLCAALMILFKRPNDIPEFTVVLINEELGF, encoded by the coding sequence GCTTTGTTCCGGTCCCCAAAAGGTTATCGTCGTTGCCGGAACCAATAAGATTGTCGACACACTGGATCTGGCAATTCATCGAACCCGGAACCGTGCGGCCATACTGAACGCCATTTCGAAAGAACGGAAGGTTCCCTGTGCGGAAACCGGGATATGCAGCGACTGCAATGCACCCGAGAGATTGTGCGCCGCTCTGATGATCCTTTTCAAAAGGCCAAACGATATACCTGAGTTTACGGTGGTCCTCATAAATGAGGAGCTGGGGTTCTAG